In the Maribacter sp. MJ134 genome, one interval contains:
- a CDS encoding SPOR domain-containing protein, translated as MKKNILWLLMLGAVLGLHGQQGELNIKQDEQITKLLEIYKSALKDNEYYRVQIGFSTNDATAQSLKSNAEIDFPNLPSRIDFASPTYRVRIGRFKTKLEAERMYNKIRVKYPNAMLLEPKKSTK; from the coding sequence ATGAAAAAAAATATTCTTTGGCTGCTTATGCTTGGTGCAGTGCTAGGCCTACATGGCCAACAGGGCGAGTTAAACATAAAACAGGACGAACAGATCACTAAGCTCTTAGAAATCTATAAATCTGCATTAAAGGACAATGAATACTACAGGGTGCAAATTGGTTTTAGCACTAATGATGCAACGGCACAATCCCTTAAATCTAACGCTGAAATAGATTTCCCGAACCTCCCTTCTCGAATAGATTTCGCCTCCCCTACCTATAGGGTTAGAATTGGCAGGTTCAAGACAAAATTAGAGGCGGAAAGAATGTACAATAAGATTAGGGTCAAGTATCCTAATGCCATGCTTTTAGAACCAAAAAAATCAACCAAATAG
- the nusA gene encoding transcription termination factor NusA, with amino-acid sequence MENIALIESFSEFKDDKFIDRVTLMAILEDVFRNALKKKFGSDDNFDIIINPDKGDLEIWRNRIVVEDGEVEEPNEEISLSEARKIEPDFEVGEDVSEEVKLIDLGRRAILALRQNLISKIHEHDNTTIYKQFKDLEGEIYTAEVHHIRHKAVILLDDEGNEIILPKDRQIPSDFFRKGDNVRGIIESVELKGAKPTIIMSRSSPIFLEQLFFQEIPEVFDGLITIKKAVRIPGEKAKVAVDSYDDRIDPVGACVGMKGSRIHGIVRELGNENIDVINWTSNPQLLVTRALSPARVSTVKLNDEKMTAQVYLKPEEVSKAIGRGGHNIRLAGQLTGYEIDVFREGVEEDVELTEFSDEIDGWIIEEFKKIGMDTARSVLEQDVNDLVKRTDLEEETIQEVVRILKEELED; translated from the coding sequence ATGGAAAATATTGCGTTAATAGAATCTTTCTCTGAGTTCAAGGATGATAAATTCATAGACCGGGTAACGCTTATGGCAATTTTGGAAGATGTTTTCAGAAACGCCTTAAAAAAGAAGTTTGGTTCGGATGATAATTTTGATATCATTATAAATCCAGACAAAGGAGATTTGGAAATTTGGCGTAACCGTATTGTAGTAGAAGATGGAGAGGTAGAGGAGCCCAATGAAGAGATTTCCCTTAGTGAAGCGAGGAAAATTGAGCCAGATTTTGAGGTTGGGGAAGATGTGTCCGAGGAGGTGAAGTTAATTGACTTGGGAAGAAGAGCCATATTGGCCTTAAGGCAAAATTTGATCTCTAAGATCCATGAGCACGATAATACTACAATATACAAGCAGTTTAAGGATTTAGAAGGTGAGATTTATACTGCTGAGGTACATCATATTAGACATAAAGCGGTTATACTTCTTGATGATGAGGGTAATGAAATTATTCTTCCGAAGGATAGACAAATACCATCGGATTTTTTCCGAAAAGGAGATAACGTTAGAGGTATCATAGAAAGTGTAGAGCTCAAAGGTGCAAAGCCGACGATTATCATGTCTCGAAGCTCGCCCATATTCTTGGAGCAATTGTTCTTCCAGGAAATACCTGAGGTTTTCGACGGTTTAATCACCATTAAGAAAGCCGTGCGTATCCCAGGAGAGAAAGCAAAAGTGGCCGTTGATTCTTATGACGATCGTATTGATCCTGTTGGAGCTTGTGTGGGGATGAAAGGAAGTCGTATACATGGCATTGTGCGAGAACTGGGCAATGAAAATATAGACGTTATCAACTGGACTTCAAATCCGCAATTATTGGTAACTAGGGCATTAAGTCCGGCAAGAGTGTCAACGGTAAAATTAAATGATGAAAAAATGACCGCTCAGGTGTATCTTAAGCCAGAAGAGGTCTCCAAGGCAATAGGTAGAGGAGGTCATAATATCCGTCTTGCAGGACAGCTAACGGGATATGAAATAGATGTGTTCAGGGAAGGTGTTGAAGAGGATGTAGAACTGACAGAGTTTTCAGATGAAATCGATGGTTGGATCATCGAAGAATTCAAGAAAATTGGGATGGATACGGCCAGAAGTGTATTGGAGCAAGATGTCAATGATTTGGTCAAGCGCACGGATTTAGAGGAAGAGACCATACAGGAAGTTGTTCGCATCCTAAAAGAAGAATTAGAAGATTAG
- the infB gene encoding translation initiation factor IF-2, producing the protein MAENATIRLNKVLRELNISLDRAVDFLSSKGHDVEARPTTKISNEVYQVLLDEFQTDMSKKVASKEVGEEKRKEKEAIRVQLEQEQEERRLAREKRNASNEKIIKAKAELAGPKTVGKIDLNPKKNKEEAPEVKEAPKEEVKIAAAPVAEPTKEKPLKKKEATEKAEPKTTEDSTEKTVEEGADDKETIETQYQKLSGPKITGDKIDLTKFQKPKKKKEDEKSSGNTDRKKRRRRIVTKNTSGSGAGARNSGGDRKGNKRFATVNKVEPSEEDVQKQVRETLEKLQGKSKKGKGAKYRRSKRDQHREQTEKDLEQQELESKVLKVTEFVTASEVATMMDVSTTEIISACMSLGIMVTMNQRLDAETLSIVAEEFGYEVDFVTADIEESIVEEEDAPEDLEPRAPIVTVMGHVDHGKTSLLDYIRKENVIAGESGGITQHIGAYGVTLENGERISFLDTPGHEAFTAMRARGAQVTDIAIIVIAADDDIMPQTKEAISHAQAAGVPLVFAINKIDRPTANPDKIKEGLAQMNLLVEDWGGKIQSHDISAKTGDGVKELLEKVLLEAELLELKANPDKSATGTVVEAFLDKGKGYVSTILVQAGTLKIGDYVLAGTTSGKVKAMQDERGKNVTEVGPSRPISILGLDSAPQAGDKFYVLEDEREAKQIAARRSQLQREQSVRTQRHITLDEIGRRIALGEFKELNIILKGDVDGSVEALTDSFQKLSTDEIQVNIIYKAVGPITESDVLLASASDAVIIGFNVRPMGNAKAIAEKEEIDIRMYSIIYDAINDLKDAMEGMLSPEMKEEITGTAEIRETFKISKIGTIAGCMVTNGKLFRNSNIRLIRDGVVIYTGEFASLKRFKDDVKEVSKGYDCGLQIKNYNDIQIGDVVEAFQEVAVKKKLKSK; encoded by the coding sequence ATGGCAGAAAATGCAACAATAAGGCTTAATAAAGTTCTTCGAGAACTTAATATTTCTTTGGATAGGGCAGTGGACTTTCTTAGCAGTAAAGGACATGATGTGGAGGCAAGACCTACCACAAAAATATCTAATGAAGTTTATCAAGTGCTACTTGATGAGTTCCAGACCGATATGAGCAAAAAAGTTGCGTCTAAAGAGGTTGGAGAAGAGAAGCGCAAGGAGAAAGAGGCCATACGGGTTCAGTTAGAACAGGAGCAAGAAGAGCGTAGGCTAGCCCGTGAAAAGAGGAATGCGTCCAACGAAAAAATCATTAAGGCGAAAGCGGAGTTAGCTGGCCCTAAAACAGTCGGTAAAATTGACTTGAATCCTAAGAAGAACAAAGAAGAAGCTCCAGAGGTTAAGGAAGCTCCCAAGGAAGAAGTTAAGATAGCAGCCGCTCCAGTTGCCGAACCCACTAAGGAAAAGCCTTTAAAGAAGAAAGAGGCGACTGAGAAAGCGGAGCCTAAGACTACGGAAGATAGCACGGAAAAGACGGTAGAAGAGGGTGCGGATGATAAGGAAACCATAGAGACACAATATCAGAAACTTTCCGGTCCAAAGATTACCGGAGATAAAATTGACCTTACTAAATTTCAGAAACCGAAGAAGAAGAAAGAAGACGAAAAATCTTCTGGAAATACGGACCGTAAGAAGCGTAGAAGACGTATAGTTACCAAGAATACTTCTGGTTCAGGAGCCGGTGCCAGAAATTCAGGCGGAGATAGAAAAGGAAATAAGCGTTTTGCAACCGTTAATAAAGTGGAGCCATCCGAGGAGGATGTGCAAAAACAAGTGCGTGAAACGCTAGAAAAGCTTCAAGGTAAGTCCAAAAAAGGTAAGGGAGCAAAATATAGAAGAAGTAAGAGGGACCAGCATAGAGAGCAGACAGAAAAAGACTTAGAACAACAGGAACTAGAGAGTAAAGTGCTTAAGGTAACCGAGTTTGTTACTGCAAGCGAGGTTGCTACAATGATGGATGTTTCTACAACGGAAATCATTTCGGCCTGTATGTCCTTAGGGATAATGGTAACCATGAATCAGCGTTTGGATGCTGAAACTTTATCCATTGTGGCAGAGGAGTTTGGTTATGAAGTGGATTTTGTAACTGCGGATATTGAAGAAAGTATTGTTGAAGAAGAGGATGCTCCTGAAGATTTGGAGCCCAGAGCGCCTATTGTTACCGTCATGGGACATGTGGATCATGGTAAAACCTCTTTGTTAGATTATATTAGAAAAGAGAACGTAATAGCTGGAGAGAGTGGTGGTATAACCCAACATATTGGGGCTTACGGCGTTACTCTTGAAAACGGTGAACGGATTTCTTTCTTGGATACTCCCGGTCACGAAGCATTTACCGCCATGCGTGCAAGAGGTGCTCAAGTAACGGATATTGCCATCATCGTAATTGCGGCGGATGATGATATAATGCCCCAAACTAAGGAAGCCATTAGTCATGCGCAAGCGGCCGGTGTTCCTTTGGTTTTTGCTATCAACAAAATTGATAGACCAACGGCTAATCCGGATAAGATAAAAGAAGGTCTTGCCCAAATGAATCTTTTGGTAGAGGATTGGGGAGGTAAAATTCAGTCCCATGATATTTCTGCCAAAACTGGGGATGGGGTAAAGGAATTGTTAGAGAAAGTGCTGTTGGAGGCAGAATTGTTGGAGCTTAAGGCCAATCCGGACAAGTCGGCTACCGGTACTGTAGTTGAGGCATTCCTTGACAAGGGTAAAGGTTACGTCTCTACTATTCTAGTACAGGCAGGTACCCTTAAAATTGGGGATTACGTTTTGGCCGGTACTACTAGTGGTAAGGTGAAGGCGATGCAGGACGAACGTGGAAAAAACGTAACAGAGGTGGGTCCATCTAGACCTATATCCATTCTTGGATTGGACAGTGCGCCACAAGCAGGCGATAAGTTCTATGTTTTAGAGGATGAACGCGAGGCCAAGCAGATTGCAGCCAGAAGGTCGCAATTGCAACGTGAACAATCTGTTAGAACACAGCGTCATATTACGCTAGATGAGATAGGAAGACGTATTGCTTTAGGAGAATTCAAAGAGCTTAACATCATATTGAAAGGTGATGTGGATGGCTCTGTTGAAGCGCTTACAGATTCTTTCCAAAAACTATCTACAGACGAGATTCAGGTTAATATCATTTATAAAGCTGTTGGACCTATAACGGAGTCGGATGTATTGTTGGCATCTGCTTCAGATGCGGTAATTATCGGGTTTAACGTAAGGCCAATGGGTAATGCTAAGGCCATAGCGGAGAAAGAGGAAATAGATATCCGCATGTATTCCATTATTTATGATGCCATCAATGACCTTAAAGATGCCATGGAAGGTATGCTTTCTCCAGAAATGAAGGAAGAAATTACCGGTACGGCGGAAATACGTGAAACGTTCAAGATTTCTAAAATCGGAACCATTGCAGGTTGTATGGTTACCAATGGTAAATTGTTCCGTAATTCCAATATACGTTTAATACGCGATGGTGTGGTTATTTATACGGGCGAGTTCGCTTCATTAAAGCGATTTAAAGATGATGTCAAGGAGGTTTCCAAAGGTTATGATTGTGGTCTTCAGATAAAGAATTACAATGATATTCAAATCGGCGATGTCGTGGAAGCTTTCCAAGAAGTGGCCGTAAAAAAGAAACTAAAATCCAAGTAA